In Neomonachus schauinslandi chromosome 8, ASM220157v2, whole genome shotgun sequence, the genomic stretch TCTGGGGATGAAGCTGAAGGACACAGCGTTTTGGGAGAGACAAAAGGAAACTCTGGAAGACCTGGTGGAAGAGCTCAGAAGGAAACTGCTGGACATCAAAACAGGGATTTTCACTAAGAGCCGTAAGTCTGAAggcccagggcagaaggagaacAGTTTGGTAGGGCCGGGGGCCTAGGGTGTTCATGTAAAACTTAGAAGTGGGTCCCACACACGCGGCCCAGCAGCCAGGGCCGACAAGGAGGACAGAGCAGGACCGGGAGGGCCGAAGGGGAGCTGAGGAGTGCACAGCAGGCGGGGCAAAGGATTGGTCAACACCAGAGGCTGACTTGTTCTCCGTGGTGGGCGCGGGGGGCAGATCCTCTCACCCTGCAGGGCAGGCTGATGTATGAGTGTGGACCGGACAGACACCCCAGAGGATCCTGGCAGTTTGCCTTCAATGAGCAGATAACCCACCGCTTTGACCCGGAGACCGGAAATTGGACAATGGTGCCTCCTGAGGACCAGCGGTTCCAGGGCACGTTGGACGGTGACGGAGAGCTGACCGGCTTCCTCATGAGGATCTCAAACGGAGACTGTAAGGGCTGGCTCCAGCAAGTACTGGAGCACTGGGATGAAATGCTGGAGACAACAGGTAACTCAGAAGACTGCATGGAGCGCTGCTTCTCTTGAAATGAGCTCCACCttccccactgtgtgtgtgtgtgtgtgtgtgtgtaaa encodes the following:
- the LOC110579879 gene encoding UL16-binding protein 1-like, with the translated sequence MQPPAATRFILGLPVLLLVPWVTAAAAGSVVGAASSRRETHALSLSYSFNITSRARPGQPWCEIQGLVNGNQFLSYDCRSKEVKPVGPLGMKLKDTAFWERQKETLEDLVEELRRKLLDIKTGIFTKSHPLTLQGRLMYECGPDRHPRGSWQFAFNEQITHRFDPETGNWTMVPPEDQRFQGTLDGDGELTGFLMRISNGDCKGWLQQVLEHWDEMLETTGNSEDCMERCFS